The following are from one region of the Variovorax sp. V213 genome:
- a CDS encoding TonB-dependent receptor, whose amino-acid sequence MIPNFRRNAIGAAVLSLASFAAMAQAQPAPQAQPAEAAAASLPEIAVTGNPLGASELIAPTTTLSGDKLLMRSESTLGETLNNLPGVSSSYFGPNASRPIIRGQDGDRIRILQNGGGAPDASALSYDHAVPVDALVTERVEVLRGPSALQYGGSAVGGVVNVIDNRIPTEPINGFGGRADLGFSTGSKEKNGGVVLEGGNDRFALHVDAFNRDSKDVSVPIDLECSKPGRPWLARKICNSANEAHGGAVGGTLFFDQGFIGASASTYRSNYGTVAEDDVTIGMKSDRYALEGEWRPGGFISSIHAKASHTNYRHTEYEGGEAGTTFSNMSNDLRIEARHRKIGNFEGLVGFSSESNRFAADGEEAFAPHSRTRSNALFMYEELGTSWGRLSFGARTEKVRVTSLGYPDDPTVTRFAIGERTFNPHSAALGALVNLTPQWQLTSNLAYTERAPKDYELLANGPHVATAAWEVGNPDLQKEKSTGFDVGAQWKSGPNTARVNAYVTRFRNYIGLTASGRTLDEEGQVVTDPEATDTLAEYLYSGVRARFTGIEASGNLRLLGADGFARMADASTLDLEWRGDVVRAKNLDTGEPLPRIAPFRAGATLAYGNGPWSARFGFDYNAAQRHVPSVGARETDAYTLWNASISYRMKVQRANLTWYARVDNITNKLAYSPTSILTTTVYPNAPLPGRSLKVGLRVTF is encoded by the coding sequence ATGATTCCCAATTTCCGTCGCAACGCCATCGGCGCTGCCGTTCTTTCGCTCGCCTCTTTCGCAGCCATGGCCCAGGCCCAGCCGGCACCCCAGGCGCAACCGGCCGAGGCGGCTGCGGCCAGCCTGCCGGAGATCGCCGTCACTGGCAATCCGCTGGGCGCCAGCGAACTGATTGCGCCCACTACCACGCTCTCGGGCGACAAGCTGCTGATGCGCTCCGAATCGACCCTTGGCGAAACGCTCAACAACCTGCCGGGCGTGAGCAGCAGCTATTTCGGCCCCAATGCGAGCCGGCCGATCATCCGCGGCCAGGACGGCGACCGCATCCGCATCCTGCAGAACGGCGGCGGCGCCCCTGACGCTTCCGCGCTGAGCTACGACCACGCCGTTCCGGTGGATGCGCTGGTCACCGAGCGCGTCGAGGTGTTGCGGGGGCCGTCCGCGCTGCAGTACGGCGGCAGCGCGGTGGGCGGCGTGGTCAACGTGATCGACAACCGCATTCCCACCGAGCCGATCAACGGTTTCGGCGGGCGCGCCGACCTGGGATTTTCCACCGGCAGCAAGGAGAAGAACGGCGGCGTGGTGCTGGAAGGCGGCAACGACCGCTTCGCGCTGCACGTCGATGCGTTCAACCGCGACTCCAAGGATGTCTCGGTGCCCATCGACCTGGAATGCAGCAAGCCCGGGCGGCCCTGGCTGGCGCGCAAGATCTGCAATTCGGCCAACGAGGCGCACGGCGGGGCGGTGGGCGGCACGCTGTTCTTCGACCAGGGCTTCATCGGCGCCTCGGCCAGCACCTACCGCAGCAACTACGGCACCGTGGCCGAAGACGACGTGACCATCGGCATGAAGTCCGACCGCTATGCGCTCGAAGGCGAGTGGCGCCCGGGCGGCTTCATTTCGAGCATCCATGCCAAGGCGAGCCACACCAACTACCGCCACACCGAGTACGAAGGCGGCGAGGCCGGCACCACGTTCTCGAACATGAGCAACGACCTGCGCATCGAGGCGCGCCACCGGAAGATCGGCAACTTCGAAGGCCTGGTCGGTTTCTCGAGCGAAAGCAACCGCTTTGCCGCCGATGGCGAGGAAGCCTTTGCGCCGCACAGCCGCACGCGCTCCAACGCGCTGTTCATGTATGAAGAGCTCGGCACCTCGTGGGGCCGGTTGAGCTTCGGCGCGCGCACCGAGAAAGTCCGCGTGACGTCGCTCGGCTATCCCGACGATCCGACGGTGACGCGCTTTGCCATTGGCGAGCGCACCTTCAACCCCCACAGCGCGGCCCTTGGCGCGCTGGTCAACCTGACGCCGCAGTGGCAGCTCACCTCGAACCTGGCTTACACCGAGCGGGCACCGAAAGACTACGAGCTGCTCGCCAACGGCCCCCACGTGGCAACGGCCGCCTGGGAAGTCGGCAATCCGGACCTGCAGAAAGAAAAGTCGACCGGCTTCGATGTCGGCGCGCAATGGAAGTCGGGCCCCAACACGGCCCGCGTCAACGCCTATGTCACGCGCTTTCGCAACTACATCGGCCTGACGGCTTCGGGCCGCACGCTCGATGAAGAAGGCCAGGTGGTGACCGATCCCGAAGCGACCGACACGCTGGCCGAGTACCTCTACAGCGGCGTGCGCGCGCGCTTCACCGGCATCGAGGCCAGCGGCAACCTGCGCCTCTTGGGCGCCGACGGCTTCGCGCGTATGGCCGATGCCTCGACGCTCGACCTGGAATGGCGCGGCGACGTGGTGCGTGCGAAGAACCTCGACACCGGCGAGCCGCTGCCGCGCATCGCACCGTTTCGCGCGGGCGCGACGCTGGCGTATGGCAACGGCCCGTGGAGCGCGCGCTTCGGCTTCGACTACAACGCGGCGCAGCGCCATGTGCCGAGCGTCGGCGCGCGCGAGACCGATGCCTACACGCTGTGGAACGCCTCGATTTCCTACCGCATGAAGGTGCAGCGCGCCAATCTCACCTGGTATGCGCGCGTCGACAACATCACGAACAAGTTGGCCTACAGCCCGACCTCGATCCTGACGACCACGGTGTACCCGAACGCGCCGCTGCCGGGGCGTTCGCTGAAGGTGGGCCTGCGCGTGACTTTCTAA
- a CDS encoding AEC family transporter, translating to MNSIVISSLLPVVFLIAAGYLAGRRRWIGGNAVKDLSNLIFLLLAPALLFRAMSTVHVQELHLKPVAAYFIASGLLFAATLALRGFNRTAAVIALANTYSNTVMIGIVLVGLAYGEQGMVVLLTLISLHSLVLLTSATVVLELAVAREHATVSGQEKRPMARTVLRALRNAIIHPVPLPIIAGLLFAQTGLVMPESIDKPIMLLGQAFGPVALVMVGITLALTPIGRHWRGAMVQSLVKNLLHPLLVAGIGWLLGVRGIPLTVMVVAAALPIGANVFLFSQRYRTAEDLVTASVAMSTVLALATLTLVMTLVQWLP from the coding sequence GTGAATTCGATCGTCATCTCTTCCCTGCTTCCCGTCGTCTTTCTGATTGCTGCGGGCTACCTGGCCGGCCGGCGCCGCTGGATCGGCGGCAACGCCGTCAAGGATCTTTCCAACCTGATCTTCCTCCTGCTGGCGCCCGCGCTGCTGTTTCGCGCCATGAGCACGGTGCACGTGCAGGAGCTCCACCTGAAGCCAGTGGCGGCATACTTCATTGCCTCGGGCCTGCTGTTCGCGGCCACGCTGGCGCTGCGCGGCTTCAACCGCACGGCGGCTGTCATTGCATTGGCCAACACCTACAGCAACACCGTGATGATCGGCATCGTGCTGGTCGGCCTCGCCTATGGCGAGCAGGGCATGGTGGTGCTGCTCACGCTGATCTCGCTGCACTCGCTGGTGCTTCTGACCAGCGCCACGGTGGTGCTGGAGCTTGCAGTGGCACGCGAGCATGCGACGGTGAGCGGCCAGGAGAAGCGCCCCATGGCGCGCACCGTGCTGCGCGCACTGCGCAACGCCATCATCCACCCGGTGCCGCTGCCGATCATCGCGGGGCTGCTGTTTGCGCAGACGGGGCTCGTGATGCCCGAATCCATCGACAAGCCGATCATGCTGCTCGGGCAGGCCTTCGGTCCGGTGGCGCTCGTGATGGTGGGCATCACGCTTGCGCTCACGCCCATCGGCCGGCACTGGCGCGGCGCCATGGTGCAGTCGCTGGTGAAGAACCTGCTGCATCCGCTGCTGGTGGCCGGCATCGGCTGGCTGCTGGGCGTGCGCGGCATTCCGCTTACCGTGATGGTGGTGGCGGCGGCGCTGCCCATCGGCGCCAACGTCTTTCTCTTTTCGCAGCGCTACCGCACGGCCGAAGACCTGGTCACGGCCAGCGTCGCGATGTCGACGGTGCTCGCGCTGGCCACGCTGACCTTGGTGATGACCCTGGTGCAGTGGCTTCCCTGA
- a CDS encoding OmpA family protein, whose protein sequence is MLMMNTTRPIRTALRVLALCVAVLSAACAHRPVPGNAMPFEQAVNQAVDDLIVQTQKLPAFLAKVESSIKQSRIVIDPLLEGSSGQQTEVTRVAEQRIVQRMQSQFKQFTVTPFNNAEIERAQYVLNGTLVRDKDAADGRYRLNLALTEIKSGVVIAQSVARISDATLDTRPTAFFRDSPVNGKDRGVEGYIRTAETQPGQAADALYLERLPTSTVLQEATAAYEAGRMSEALSRYEAASRRPDGQQLRIYSGLYLTQAQLGRTADAEKTFGTIARLGLETNNLSVKFLFKPGSTDFLADPKISAAYPMWLRQIARQAAQIDSCVVVTGHTSRTGSESVNERLSLQRAVSVKSRLVGEAPPLSKKLRESGMGFRENIVGTGADDASDALDRRVEFKVAACEA, encoded by the coding sequence ATGCTGATGATGAATACCACCCGCCCCATCCGCACGGCGCTGCGCGTGCTGGCACTGTGCGTCGCCGTGCTTTCCGCCGCGTGCGCGCATCGTCCGGTCCCGGGCAATGCCATGCCCTTCGAGCAGGCCGTCAACCAGGCGGTGGACGACCTGATCGTGCAGACCCAGAAGCTGCCGGCCTTCCTGGCCAAGGTGGAGTCGTCGATCAAGCAGAGCCGCATCGTGATCGATCCGCTGCTCGAGGGCTCGAGCGGCCAGCAGACCGAAGTCACGCGCGTGGCCGAGCAGCGCATCGTCCAGCGCATGCAGTCGCAGTTCAAGCAGTTCACCGTGACGCCGTTCAACAACGCCGAGATCGAGCGCGCGCAATACGTGCTCAACGGCACGCTGGTGCGCGACAAGGACGCGGCCGATGGGCGTTATCGCCTGAACCTGGCGCTGACCGAAATCAAGAGCGGCGTGGTCATTGCGCAATCGGTGGCGCGCATCAGCGATGCAACGTTGGACACGCGGCCGACGGCCTTCTTTCGCGACAGCCCCGTGAACGGCAAGGACCGCGGCGTGGAAGGCTACATCCGCACCGCCGAAACGCAGCCGGGCCAGGCGGCCGACGCGCTGTACCTGGAACGCCTGCCCACTTCGACCGTGCTGCAGGAAGCCACCGCGGCCTACGAGGCCGGCCGCATGAGCGAAGCGCTCAGCCGCTACGAAGCCGCCTCGCGCCGGCCCGACGGCCAGCAGCTGCGCATCTACAGCGGCCTGTATCTCACGCAGGCCCAGCTCGGACGCACCGCAGATGCGGAGAAGACCTTCGGCACCATCGCGAGGCTCGGACTGGAAACCAACAACCTGAGCGTGAAGTTCCTGTTCAAGCCCGGTTCGACCGACTTCCTGGCCGACCCGAAGATCAGCGCCGCCTATCCGATGTGGCTGCGCCAGATCGCGCGCCAGGCCGCGCAGATCGATTCTTGCGTGGTGGTCACGGGCCACACGAGCCGCACCGGTTCGGAATCGGTCAATGAGCGCCTGTCGCTGCAGCGCGCGGTCAGCGTGAAGAGCCGGCTGGTGGGCGAGGCGCCGCCGCTCTCGAAGAAGCTGCGCGAATCCGGCATGGGGTTCCGCGAGAACATTGTGGGTACAGGGGCCGACGATGCCAGCGATGCGCTGGACCGCCGTGTCGAGTTCAAGGTTGCGGCCTGCGAGGCTTGA
- the pdxH gene encoding pyridoxamine 5'-phosphate oxidase — MTSSPTNETLAALRKSYERAELGETHSADDPLKQFERWLGEAIDSQVPEPNAMTLSTVSSDLRPSSRIVLIKGCDARGIVWYTNYESRKGRELSGNPYAALQFHWVELERVVRIEGRVEKTSAEESDAYFASRPLDSRIGAWASPQSEVISGRDVLVKNAAVAAARHLLSPPRPPHWGGYRLVPDRWEFWQGRKSRLHDRLRYRLEGSNWVRERLAP, encoded by the coding sequence ATGACTTCTTCTCCCACCAACGAAACGTTGGCCGCGCTGCGCAAGAGCTACGAGCGCGCCGAACTCGGCGAAACCCACAGCGCGGACGACCCGCTGAAGCAGTTCGAGCGCTGGCTCGGCGAAGCCATCGACTCCCAGGTGCCCGAGCCCAACGCGATGACGCTGTCCACCGTGTCCAGCGACCTTCGGCCTTCGAGCCGCATCGTGCTCATCAAGGGCTGCGACGCGCGCGGCATCGTCTGGTACACCAACTATGAAAGCCGCAAGGGCCGCGAGCTCTCGGGCAATCCGTATGCGGCCTTGCAGTTTCACTGGGTCGAACTCGAGCGGGTGGTGCGCATCGAGGGCCGCGTGGAAAAAACCAGCGCCGAGGAGAGCGATGCCTACTTTGCGAGCCGCCCGCTCGATTCACGCATCGGCGCCTGGGCCAGCCCGCAGAGCGAAGTGATCAGCGGCCGCGACGTGCTGGTCAAGAACGCGGCCGTGGCGGCTGCGAGGCACCTGCTCTCGCCCCCGCGCCCGCCGCACTGGGGCGGCTATCGCCTCGTGCCTGATCGCTGGGAGTTCTGGCAAGGCCGCAAGAGCCGGCTGCACGACCGGCTGCGCTACAGGCTCGAAGGCAGCAACTGGGTGCGCGAGCGCCTGGCGCCCTGA
- a CDS encoding NTP transferase domain-containing protein: MAAKANSPLVIVLASGRGERFIAAGGTGSKLQAPLAGKPLIERTLDAVRASGLPWRLEDAGHPGMGDSIAAAVRATPDAAGWLILPGDLPLVRPETLRAVAAALTGRICAAQPQYRGERGHPVGFAPGCRAQLAALRGNFGAAPVLKAMRAIDAVADLVVDDVGIVTDIDTPEALARAEVLWRERSAGAG; this comes from the coding sequence ATGGCGGCAAAGGCGAATTCCCCCTTGGTGATCGTGCTGGCCTCAGGCCGCGGCGAGCGTTTCATCGCGGCCGGCGGCACCGGCTCCAAGCTGCAGGCGCCGCTCGCGGGCAAGCCGCTGATCGAGCGCACGCTCGATGCCGTGCGCGCCAGCGGCCTGCCGTGGCGGCTCGAAGACGCCGGGCATCCGGGCATGGGCGATTCGATTGCCGCCGCGGTGCGCGCCACGCCCGATGCCGCGGGCTGGCTGATCCTGCCGGGCGACCTGCCGCTGGTGCGTCCCGAGACATTGCGCGCCGTGGCCGCGGCGCTCACCGGCCGTATCTGCGCGGCGCAGCCGCAATACAGGGGCGAGCGGGGGCATCCGGTCGGCTTCGCGCCGGGATGCCGGGCCCAGCTCGCGGCGCTGCGGGGAAACTTCGGCGCGGCACCGGTCCTGAAGGCGATGCGCGCCATCGATGCGGTGGCCGACCTGGTGGTCGACGACGTCGGCATCGTGACCGACATCGACACGCCCGAGGCCCTGGCGCGCGCCGAGGTCCTGTGGCGGGAGCGCTCGGCGGGCGCTGGCTAG
- a CDS encoding superoxide dismutase family protein: protein MNHRLFVATGTALLASALLSACGSMMGGKPSAAAELMPTAAISPNPTRGTVTFTALDHGVRVAGEVRGLAPGSEHGFHIHEKGDCGDNGNASGGHFNPTGGTHGKFGAPGSHAGELPSLVADASGVARFSVDDHTISLTEGAANNVVGRALVVHRDRDDFTTQPAGNSGPRTACAVIARR from the coding sequence ATGAACCATCGCCTTTTCGTCGCCACCGGCACCGCCCTTCTCGCCAGCGCCCTGCTCTCTGCCTGCGGCAGCATGATGGGCGGCAAGCCGAGCGCGGCCGCCGAACTGATGCCCACCGCGGCGATCTCGCCCAATCCGACACGGGGCACGGTGACCTTCACCGCCCTGGACCACGGCGTGCGTGTGGCCGGCGAAGTGCGCGGCCTGGCACCGGGCAGCGAGCATGGTTTCCACATCCATGAAAAGGGCGACTGCGGCGACAACGGCAACGCCTCTGGCGGCCACTTCAACCCCACTGGCGGCACGCATGGCAAGTTCGGCGCGCCGGGCAGCCATGCCGGCGAACTGCCGAGCCTGGTGGCCGACGCCAGCGGCGTGGCGCGCTTCAGCGTCGACGACCACACCATCTCGCTGACCGAAGGCGCCGCCAACAACGTGGTGGGCCGCGCGCTCGTGGTGCACCGCGACCGCGACGATTTCACGACCCAGCCGGCCGGCAACTCCGGCCCGCGCACCGCCTGCGCGGTGATCGCGCGGCGCTGA
- a CDS encoding gamma-glutamylcyclotransferase encodes MPKPLRDPLPMLEQAIADWGGHEDLWLFGYGSLIWRPEFDFVERRPAWVHGWHRALKMWSRINRGSVQTPGLVFGLLSGGSCRGMVFRVPSAHGLETLRRLWLREMPTGVYDPRWLKCNTPEGSVRALAFTLSRRSPNFTGELSDDRYRHIFTHAVGRYGSSLDYARQTLLELRRHSIHDAALARLVALAHEKQEQEAQEELQKQSEAAADCGTRPGPVYVPGSPDPSSKKEKP; translated from the coding sequence ATGCCCAAGCCCCTGCGCGACCCGCTGCCCATGCTCGAACAGGCCATTGCCGATTGGGGTGGCCACGAAGACCTGTGGCTCTTCGGCTACGGCTCGCTCATCTGGCGCCCCGAGTTCGACTTCGTCGAGCGGCGGCCCGCATGGGTGCACGGCTGGCATCGGGCGTTGAAGATGTGGAGCCGCATCAACCGCGGCAGCGTCCAGACGCCGGGCCTCGTCTTCGGCCTGCTGTCGGGTGGCAGTTGCCGCGGCATGGTGTTCCGGGTGCCTTCGGCCCACGGCCTCGAAACGCTTCGCAGGCTCTGGCTGCGCGAGATGCCGACCGGCGTGTACGACCCCCGATGGCTGAAGTGCAACACGCCGGAGGGCTCGGTGCGCGCGCTGGCCTTCACGCTCTCGAGGCGCAGCCCCAACTTCACCGGCGAGCTCAGCGATGACCGCTACCGCCACATCTTCACCCACGCGGTCGGCCGCTACGGCAGCTCGCTCGACTACGCGCGCCAGACCTTGCTGGAGCTGCGCCGGCATTCGATCCACGACGCGGCCCTGGCGCGGCTGGTCGCGCTGGCGCACGAGAAGCAGGAGCAAGAGGCGCAAGAGGAGCTGCAAAAGCAGTCCGAGGCGGCCGCCGATTGCGGTACGCGGCCAGGTCCGGTATATGTTCCGGGGTCTCCAGACCCATCTTCCAAGAAGGAAAAACCATGA
- a CDS encoding OmpA family protein: MSDDDSQQNFILGFLLALIALVIFFVLGIAVWHKGHAAAPAHARPAVAAAAAAAPGPTTTVAEVTETVTVVIPDGASIRVANGVVNFYFATGSADLAPGAAEALAAVIKGVESGRKAVVSGFHDTTGDAATNEQLAKKRADTVRDVLVGLGVPAGKVDLQKPAVTAGSGNNAEARRVEVKLVD; encoded by the coding sequence ATGAGTGACGACGACAGCCAGCAAAATTTCATCCTCGGATTTCTCCTGGCATTGATTGCGCTGGTGATCTTCTTCGTCCTGGGTATCGCGGTCTGGCACAAGGGGCACGCTGCGGCACCGGCCCATGCCAGGCCCGCGGTGGCGGCAGCTGCCGCAGCGGCGCCCGGTCCCACCACCACGGTGGCCGAAGTGACCGAGACGGTGACGGTCGTGATCCCCGACGGCGCGAGCATCCGGGTGGCCAACGGCGTGGTGAACTTCTATTTCGCCACCGGCAGCGCCGATCTCGCGCCCGGGGCGGCCGAGGCGCTGGCGGCCGTCATCAAGGGCGTGGAGAGCGGCCGCAAGGCGGTGGTCTCCGGCTTTCACGACACCACGGGCGATGCGGCCACCAACGAGCAGCTTGCCAAGAAACGCGCCGACACGGTGCGCGACGTGCTGGTAGGCCTGGGCGTGCCGGCCGGCAAGGTCGACCTGCAGAAGCCGGCGGTCACCGCGGGGTCGGGCAACAACGCCGAGGCGCGCCGCGTCGAAGTCAAGCTGGTCGACTGA
- the edd gene encoding phosphogluconate dehydratase, with product MSTHPTVLDVTDRIRERSRGPRSAYLERLTEIRNRDRGSDRMGCANVAHAVAGIPANDKFKVVTERAPNIGIVTAYNDMLSAHAPYQGYPDIIKQEARSLGASAQVAGGVPAMCDGVTQGTPGMELSLFSRDVIAMGTAVALTHDMFDGALLLGVCDKIVPGLLIGALHFGHLPTVFVPAGPMPSGLSNGEKSKVREQAAQGLVGRQGLLDAEMAAYHTVGTCTFYGTANSNQMLLEAMGLHVPGTAFIQPGDAMRETLTREAVRTVLGRASEAKFNCPPIGEMVDERCIVNAMAALLATGGSTNHLIHWVAVARSAGIVIDWDDFSRLSDVIPLLTRVYPNGSADVNAFQAAGGPGFVIGELLDAGLMHADVLTVRAGGIREFANVPSLVDDKRLVWNSAAPSKDEAVARPVESPFSATGGLKLLNGNLGRSVIKVSSVPDDRHVIEAPARVFDSQAALHQAFTAGELERDVVCVVRWQGPRANGMPELHKLTPPLSVLQGKGFRVALVTDGRMSGASGKVPAAIHVSPEAAAGGPLAKVRDGDVIRLDAVAGTLAVLVPDDEWAERETAALPDAKRIADGHGLGRELFAGMRRNALTAEEGACSWL from the coding sequence ATGAGCACACATCCCACCGTCCTTGACGTTACCGATCGCATTCGCGAACGCAGCCGGGGGCCGCGCAGCGCGTACCTCGAGCGCCTGACCGAAATCCGCAACCGCGACCGGGGCTCCGACCGCATGGGCTGCGCCAACGTCGCGCACGCCGTGGCCGGCATCCCCGCCAACGACAAGTTCAAGGTGGTGACCGAGCGCGCGCCCAACATCGGCATCGTCACCGCCTACAACGACATGCTCTCGGCCCATGCGCCGTACCAGGGCTACCCGGACATCATCAAGCAGGAGGCGCGCAGCCTCGGCGCCTCCGCGCAGGTCGCCGGCGGCGTGCCGGCCATGTGCGACGGCGTGACCCAGGGCACGCCCGGCATGGAGCTGAGCCTGTTCAGCCGCGACGTGATCGCCATGGGCACCGCGGTGGCGCTCACGCACGACATGTTCGACGGCGCGCTGCTCTTGGGCGTGTGCGACAAGATCGTGCCGGGCCTCTTGATCGGCGCGCTGCACTTCGGGCACCTGCCGACGGTGTTCGTGCCCGCCGGCCCCATGCCCTCGGGTCTTTCGAACGGCGAGAAATCCAAGGTGCGCGAGCAGGCGGCGCAAGGCCTGGTGGGCCGGCAGGGCCTGCTCGATGCCGAGATGGCGGCCTATCACACGGTCGGCACCTGCACCTTCTACGGCACCGCCAACAGCAACCAGATGCTGCTCGAGGCCATGGGCCTGCACGTGCCCGGCACCGCCTTCATCCAGCCCGGCGACGCGATGCGCGAAACGCTCACGCGCGAAGCCGTTCGCACGGTGCTGGGCCGCGCCAGCGAGGCGAAATTCAATTGCCCTCCCATCGGGGAGATGGTCGACGAGCGTTGCATCGTCAACGCCATGGCGGCGCTGCTGGCCACAGGCGGTTCCACCAACCACCTGATCCACTGGGTGGCTGTCGCGCGCTCGGCGGGCATCGTGATCGACTGGGACGACTTCTCGCGCCTTTCCGACGTGATTCCGCTGTTGACGCGCGTCTACCCCAACGGCAGCGCCGACGTGAACGCGTTCCAGGCCGCGGGCGGCCCGGGCTTCGTGATCGGCGAGCTGCTCGACGCCGGCCTGATGCACGCCGACGTGCTGACCGTGCGTGCCGGCGGCATCCGCGAATTTGCGAACGTTCCATCCCTGGTGGACGACAAGCGCCTGGTCTGGAATTCCGCCGCGCCGTCGAAGGACGAAGCCGTGGCGCGGCCCGTCGAGAGCCCCTTCAGCGCTACCGGCGGGCTGAAGCTGCTCAACGGCAACCTGGGGCGCAGCGTGATCAAGGTGTCATCGGTGCCCGACGACCGCCACGTGATCGAGGCGCCGGCGCGGGTGTTCGATTCGCAGGCCGCGCTGCACCAGGCCTTCACCGCCGGCGAGCTCGAGCGCGACGTGGTGTGCGTGGTGCGCTGGCAGGGCCCGCGCGCCAACGGCATGCCCGAGCTGCACAAGCTCACGCCGCCGCTTTCGGTGCTGCAGGGCAAGGGCTTTCGCGTGGCGCTGGTCACCGACGGCCGCATGAGCGGCGCCTCGGGCAAGGTGCCGGCCGCCATCCATGTTTCGCCCGAAGCCGCCGCGGGCGGGCCGCTCGCCAAGGTGCGCGACGGCGATGTGATACGCCTCGACGCCGTGGCGGGTACGCTGGCCGTGCTGGTGCCCGACGACGAATGGGCCGAGCGCGAGACAGCCGCGCTTCCCGACGCAAAGCGCATCGCCGACGGCCACGGCCTCGGCCGCGAACTGTTCGCCGGCATGCGCCGCAATGCATTGACTGCCGAAGAAGGAGCCTGCTCATGGCTATAG
- the eda gene encoding bifunctional 4-hydroxy-2-oxoglutarate aldolase/2-dehydro-3-deoxy-phosphogluconate aldolase: MAIENNKLTALDVMRDAPVIPVIVLHDVKHAVPLARALVAGGIRMLEVTLRTPQALECIEAIARDVPDAVAGAGTIRSAADAQASALAGARFGVSPGYTRAVGKACHDLGLPLLPGVATGSEIMMAQEDGYTELKFFPALQAGGLPMLKAWQGPFGDVTFCPTGGIHAGNAAEFLALSNVACVGGSWIVPTDAIQGGNWALIEQLARAASQLPR, encoded by the coding sequence ATGGCTATAGAAAACAACAAACTCACCGCGCTCGACGTCATGCGTGATGCACCGGTCATCCCGGTCATTGTGTTGCACGACGTGAAACATGCCGTTCCGCTGGCGCGCGCGCTGGTGGCCGGCGGCATCCGCATGCTCGAAGTCACGCTGCGCACGCCGCAGGCACTCGAATGCATCGAGGCCATTGCGCGCGACGTGCCTGATGCCGTGGCCGGCGCGGGCACCATCCGCAGCGCCGCCGATGCACAGGCCTCGGCGCTCGCCGGTGCCAGGTTCGGCGTGAGCCCGGGCTACACGCGCGCGGTCGGCAAGGCCTGCCACGACCTCGGCCTGCCGCTGCTGCCAGGGGTGGCCACCGGCAGCGAGATCATGATGGCCCAGGAGGACGGCTACACCGAGCTCAAGTTCTTTCCCGCGCTGCAGGCCGGCGGCCTGCCCATGCTCAAGGCGTGGCAAGGGCCGTTCGGCGATGTCACCTTCTGCCCCACCGGCGGCATCCACGCGGGCAACGCGGCCGAGTTTCTCGCGCTCTCCAACGTGGCATGCGTGGGCGGCTCCTGGATCGTGCCGACCGACGCGATCCAGGGCGGCAACTGGGCGCTGATCGAGCAACTGGCACGCGCGGCGAGCCAGCTGCCGCGCTGA
- a CDS encoding haloacid dehalogenase type II — MRADFDASDLKVIAFDVFGTVVDWHSGIAAEAELALPGVDGATFALAWRAGYQPAMKAVMERIAAGEGGFTLLDELHLSMLEQVLHDFGMAGRLDTAAKRQLSRAWHRLPAWPDAVEGLTRLKKKFTICTLSNGNIGLLTEMAKRAGLPWDCVLSAEVFKAYKPDPRTYLGVAGVFDATPGQVMLAAAHHEDLAAARVCGLKTAYIERPCEFGRAQPKDVSPNPENNLHARDINQLADLLGC, encoded by the coding sequence ATGCGCGCGGACTTCGACGCGAGCGACCTGAAGGTCATCGCGTTCGACGTTTTCGGCACCGTGGTCGACTGGCACAGCGGCATTGCCGCCGAGGCCGAGCTTGCGTTGCCGGGCGTGGACGGCGCAACCTTTGCGCTGGCCTGGCGGGCGGGCTACCAGCCGGCCATGAAAGCGGTGATGGAACGCATTGCGGCAGGCGAGGGCGGCTTCACGCTGCTCGACGAACTGCACCTGAGCATGCTCGAACAGGTGCTGCACGATTTCGGCATGGCGGGACGGCTCGATACCGCCGCCAAGCGCCAGCTGAGCCGCGCCTGGCACCGGCTGCCGGCCTGGCCCGATGCGGTCGAAGGGCTCACGCGCCTGAAAAAGAAGTTCACCATCTGCACGCTCTCCAACGGCAACATCGGCCTGCTCACTGAAATGGCCAAGCGGGCCGGCCTGCCCTGGGACTGCGTGCTGTCGGCCGAGGTGTTCAAGGCCTACAAGCCCGACCCGCGCACCTACCTGGGCGTGGCCGGCGTGTTCGACGCAACGCCCGGGCAGGTCATGCTGGCCGCGGCGCACCACGAAGACCTGGCCGCAGCGCGCGTGTGCGGCCTCAAGACCGCCTACATCGAGCGGCCCTGCGAATTCGGCCGCGCCCAGCCGAAAGACGTTTCGCCCAACCCCGAGAACAACCTGCACGCACGCGACATCAACCAGCTGGCCGACCTGCTGGGCTGCTGA